The Ahaetulla prasina isolate Xishuangbanna chromosome 4, ASM2864084v1, whole genome shotgun sequence genome has a window encoding:
- the TUBG1 gene encoding tubulin gamma-1 chain, whose translation MPREIITLQLGQCGNQIGFEFWKQLCAEHGISPEGIVEEFATEGTDRKDVFFYQADDEHYIPRAVLLDLEPRVIHSILNSPYANLYNPENIYLSEDGGGAGNNWASGFSQGEKIHEDIFDIIDREADGSDSLEGFVLCHSIAGGTGSGLGSYLLERLNDRYPKKLVQTYSVFPNQDEMSDVVVQPYNSLLTLKRLTENADCVVVLDNTALNRIATDRLHIPNPTFSQINQLVSTIMSASTTTLRYPGYMNNDLIGLIASLIPTPRLHFLITGYTPLTTDQAVASVRKTTVLDVMRRLLQPKNVMVSMGRDRQTNHCYIAILNIIQGEVDPTQVHKSLQRIRERKLANFIPWGPASIQVALSRKSPYLPSAHRVSGLMMANHTNISSLFERTCHQYDKLRKREAFLEQFRKEDMFKENFDELDDSRKFVQELIDEYHAATRPDYISWGTQEQ comes from the exons ATGCCGCGGGAGATTATTACTCTGCAGCTGGGGCAGTGTGGCAACCAAA TTGGATTTGAATTTTGGAAACAGCTCTGCGCTGAACATGGTATTAGCCCTGAAGGAATTGTAGAGGAATTTGCCACTGAAGGCACTGATCGCAAGGATGTCTTTTTCTATCag GCAGATGATGAACATTATATCCCACGGGCTGTTCTTTTGGACTTGGAGCCACGAGTGATCCATTCCATTCTGAATTCTCCATATGCCAACCTTTACAACCCTGAGAACATATACCTATCTGAAGATGGTGGTGGAGCTGGAAACAATTGGGCTAGTGGCTTTTCACAG GGAGAAAAGATCCATGAAGATATTTTTGACATTATAGACAGAGAAGCTGATGGCAGTGACAGTCTAGAG GGTTTTGTGCTGTGTCATTCCATTGCTGGTGGGACTGGCTCTGGCTTGGGCTCTTACCTTCTGGAGAGGTTAAATGACAG GTATCCCAAGAAGTTGGTGCAGACGTATTCTGTATTCCCTAACCAGGATGAGATGAGTGATGTAGTGGTGCAGCCATATAACTCTCTCTTGACACTCAAACGGCTGACAGAGAATGCTGACTGTGTG gTGGTTCTAGATAATACAGCTCTGAATCGTATTGCTACTGACAGATTGCACATCCCAAATCCTACCTTTTCCCAAATCAACCAGTTG GTCTCTACCATAATGTCTGCCAGTACCACCACGTTGCGTTATCCTGGTTATATGAACAATGATTTGATTGGGCTGATTGCCTCCCTTATTCCCACACCTAGGTTGCACTTCCTTATCACAGGATATACCCCTCTCACCACTGATCAGGCT GTGGCCAGTGTAAGGAAAACTACTGTTCTTGATGTCATGCGTCGGTTATTGCAGCCTAAAAATGTGATGGTATCCATGGGGCGTGATAGGCAGACAAACCATTGCTACATTGCCATCCTTAACATCATCCAAGGGGAAGTGGACCCAACCCAG GTCCATAAAAGCTTACAGCGGATCCGAGAGAGGAAACTAGCCAACTTCATTCCTTGGGGTCCTGCCAGCATCCAAGTGGCACTTTCAAGGAAATCTCCATACTTACCATCAGCCCATAGGGTCAGTGGTCTCATGATGGCTAATCATACCAACATTTCCTCG CTCTTTGAGCGTACCTGCCATCAATATGATAAACTACGCAAGCGTGAAGCCTTCCTAGAACAGTTCCGAAAAGAAGACATGTTCAAAGAGAATTTTGATGAACTTGATGACTCCCGAAAGTTTGTCCAGGAGCTGATTGATGAATATCATGCTGCCACTCGGCCTGACTATATCTCTTGGGGCACTCAGGAACAATAA